Proteins from one Gasterosteus aculeatus chromosome 11, fGasAcu3.hap1.1, whole genome shotgun sequence genomic window:
- the LOC120828480 gene encoding voltage-dependent calcium channel gamma-1 subunit has product MFEEQVTRVKITSVVILVGMSSMLAAVVTDHWAVLSPRVEKLNATCEAAHFGLWRLCKKSIFIVEEDPDGKGCGPISLPGAENCSYFKHFTSGEEAEVFEVKTQKEYNISAAAIAIFSLFFMFLGTLCVVLSFGKGRDYLLRPAGMFFAFAGLCIIISVEVIRQSVKRMIDSDETIWIEYYYSWSFTCACASFFLLILSGGALLLISMPHMPRNPWETCMDAEPDTLE; this is encoded by the exons ATGTTTGAGGAGCAGGTGACCAGGGTGAAGATCACGTCCGTGGTGATCTTGGTGGGAATGTCGTCCATGCTGGCGGCGGTGGTGACGGACCATTGGGCGGTGCTCAGCCCCCGGGTGGAGAAGCTGAATGCGACCTGCGAGGCCGCCCACTTTGGCCTTTGGAGGCTCTGCAAGAAGAGCATCTTCATCGTCGAGGAAGACCCCGACGGCAAAGGCTGCGGCCCCATCAGCCTACCTGGAG CTGAAAACTGTTCCTACTTCAAACACTTCACCTCGGGGGAAGAAGCCGAAGTTTTTGAAGTCAAGACCCAGAAAG AGTACAATATCTCAGCAGCAGCCATCGCCATCTTCAGCCTGTTCTTCATGTTCCTCGGCACCCTCTGTGTCGTCCTGTCTTTTGGGAAGGGGCGGGACTACCTGCTGCGGCCCGCTGGGATGTTTTTCGCCTTCGCAG GCCTTTGCATCATCATTTCCGTCGAAGTCATACGGCAGTCGGTCAAGCGGATGATTGACAGCGATGAGACCATCTGGATCGAATACTACTACTCCTGGTCCTTTACCTGCGCCTGCGCCTCCTTCTTCCTGCTAATCCTCAGTGGAGGCGCcctgctcctcatctccatGCCCCACATGCCACGTAACCCCTGGGAGACTTGCATGGACGCGGAACCCGACACCTTAGAGTAG